In one Zobellia galactanivorans genomic region, the following are encoded:
- a CDS encoding ATP-binding cassette domain-containing protein: protein MDIQIENLTKSYGPQKAVNNINFDVKTGEVLGFLGPNGAGKSTTMKMITGYIGIEKGDIRIGGKSVTDPESDFKQHIGYLPENNPLYLDMPIIDYLEFCAALQGVEKAKINDRIKEMIGLCGLNREKHKKIGELSKGYRQRVGLAQAMIHDPEILILDEPTTGLDPNQIIEIRKLIRDLGKEKTVILSTHILPEVEATCDRILIINRGNIVANGTPETLRKQAQGNEVLKLRIEDGDVETILKSLNALDTVQEADLLHKEENLFEVQSVAEKSSKRKIFNLCVEKKWVLTELTPLETKLEDIFRNLTVN, encoded by the coding sequence ATGGATATACAAATAGAAAACCTAACAAAAAGCTATGGCCCGCAAAAGGCGGTAAACAACATCAATTTTGATGTTAAAACGGGAGAGGTACTTGGCTTTCTTGGCCCCAACGGGGCAGGAAAATCGACCACAATGAAAATGATCACCGGCTATATCGGCATTGAAAAGGGCGATATTAGAATTGGCGGAAAAAGCGTTACCGACCCCGAAAGCGACTTTAAACAACATATTGGCTACCTACCGGAAAACAATCCGCTCTACCTAGACATGCCCATCATCGATTACTTGGAATTCTGCGCCGCCCTCCAAGGGGTGGAAAAGGCCAAGATCAACGATAGGATCAAGGAGATGATAGGGTTATGCGGACTCAACCGCGAAAAGCACAAAAAGATCGGGGAGCTATCCAAAGGATACCGGCAGCGGGTGGGACTCGCCCAGGCCATGATCCACGACCCCGAAATATTGATTTTGGACGAACCCACTACAGGGCTCGACCCCAACCAGATCATTGAGATACGAAAGCTGATCCGCGACCTCGGCAAGGAAAAGACCGTTATCCTGAGTACGCACATACTGCCCGAAGTAGAAGCTACATGCGACCGCATCTTGATCATCAACAGGGGAAATATCGTCGCGAACGGAACGCCCGAAACCCTTAGGAAACAGGCCCAAGGCAATGAGGTACTGAAATTACGTATTGAGGATGGCGATGTGGAAACGATCCTAAAATCGTTGAACGCCCTTGATACGGTACAGGAGGCCGACCTCCTACACAAGGAGGAAAACCTGTTCGAGGTACAAAGCGTCGCCGAAAAATCTTCGAAACGGAAGATTTTTAACCTCTGTGTTGAGAAAAAATGGGTACTCACCGAACTCACTCCCCTAGAGACCAAACTTGAAGACATTTTTAGAAACTTAACGGTAAATTAG
- a CDS encoding ABC transporter permease subunit, with translation MHTIWTIAKRELATFFDSLIAYIILALFLGFSGFFTWLYGNDIFLVGQANLHVFFNIASWSLFFFIPAITMKMLAEERKTGTLELLLTKSVSDREVILGKFLGSILLICIALAATLPYVITVANIGNLDNGGTICGYLGLLLLSIAYTAIGIFASSITTNQIVAFMTALLIGLFFQIIFGVLAQNFTGSLGQFFDTLDLQSHFESISRGVLDSKDLVYFISITVLGLYLGEWSLSKRHIS, from the coding sequence ATGCATACCATTTGGACCATTGCCAAACGAGAACTGGCAACCTTTTTCGATTCGCTTATCGCCTATATTATTCTAGCGCTTTTTTTGGGATTTAGCGGATTTTTCACCTGGCTTTATGGAAACGATATTTTTTTGGTGGGACAGGCCAACCTCCACGTATTCTTCAACATCGCCTCTTGGAGCCTTTTCTTTTTTATTCCCGCCATTACCATGAAAATGTTGGCCGAGGAACGAAAGACGGGCACTTTGGAACTGCTGTTGACCAAATCGGTATCGGACAGGGAGGTGATTCTCGGTAAGTTCCTGGGATCTATCCTATTGATATGCATAGCCTTGGCCGCTACCTTGCCCTATGTGATCACCGTAGCGAATATCGGGAATCTGGACAACGGCGGAACCATTTGTGGTTACTTGGGACTATTGCTACTGAGCATCGCCTATACGGCCATAGGCATATTTGCGAGCAGCATTACCACCAATCAGATCGTGGCCTTTATGACCGCCTTGCTCATCGGTCTTTTCTTTCAGATCATTTTCGGGGTGTTGGCCCAAAACTTCACCGGCAGCTTGGGGCAATTCTTTGACACCCTGGACCTTCAATCGCATTTTGAGTCCATTTCCAGAGGGGTTTTAGACTCCAAAGACCTGGTTTACTTTATTTCTATAACCGTATTGGGGCTATACCTAGGGGAATGGTCCCTATCTAAAAGACATATTTCTTAA
- a CDS encoding GldG family protein, with protein sequence MKKTNLTIVLIIAILVFANLVSKQYFFRLDLTEDQQYTLSDATENIMASLENPITVKAYFSENLPPDIAKTKNDFEEYLIEYARHSDDNLVYSFINPNENEDLEREAMEAGINPVMINVREKDQMKQQKAFLGAVLQLEDRKETIPFVQPGAPLEYLLSSSIKKIAVTDKPEVGLVQGYGQASIAELAQVKTALDVLYDFKAVTVNDSVAPPEGIKTLALVRPTDTINNATLDQLDAFLENGGNLFVALNRVNGDLNTSYGSRLTTGVEKWLNEKGLEVREDFVIDAQCATVSVQQRQGFFNFTSNVAFPYAPIINKFAEHPSTKGLDAVVMQFASSLKFTAKDSLTTFTPLAFSSENSARMPAPQFFNIQKEWTNSDFNAPNQVVAGVLEQTHSNGNRSRIYVVADGDFPVGNGQQPVQADNVNLMVNAIDWLSDDTGLIDLRTKGIQYRPLDKLEEGTKTTLKYANFLLPIILVIAYGIVRMQMNKNKRSRRLEENYE encoded by the coding sequence ATGAAAAAAACAAACCTGACCATTGTCTTGATCATTGCGATCTTGGTGTTTGCCAATTTGGTATCGAAGCAATATTTTTTTAGGCTAGACCTTACGGAAGACCAACAGTACACCCTAAGCGATGCCACCGAGAACATTATGGCTTCCTTGGAAAACCCGATTACCGTAAAGGCTTATTTTTCGGAGAACCTTCCGCCCGACATCGCCAAGACCAAAAACGATTTTGAAGAATACCTGATCGAGTACGCCCGACACTCCGACGACAACCTGGTATACTCCTTTATCAACCCGAACGAAAACGAGGATTTGGAGCGTGAGGCCATGGAAGCCGGAATCAACCCGGTAATGATCAACGTTCGTGAAAAGGACCAGATGAAACAACAAAAGGCCTTTTTGGGAGCCGTCTTGCAATTGGAAGACCGCAAGGAAACCATTCCCTTCGTGCAGCCTGGGGCCCCGTTGGAATACCTGTTGTCCTCTTCCATTAAAAAAATAGCGGTGACCGACAAGCCTGAAGTAGGACTGGTACAGGGCTATGGCCAAGCTTCCATTGCCGAACTCGCACAGGTAAAAACGGCCTTGGACGTACTGTACGATTTTAAGGCGGTAACCGTAAACGACAGTGTGGCGCCCCCCGAAGGAATAAAGACCCTGGCCTTGGTTCGCCCAACCGACACCATCAATAACGCTACCTTGGATCAATTGGACGCCTTTTTGGAAAACGGGGGCAATCTGTTCGTTGCCCTGAACCGTGTAAACGGGGACCTGAACACTTCCTATGGATCCAGACTTACCACCGGTGTAGAGAAGTGGCTGAACGAAAAAGGACTGGAAGTGCGCGAGGACTTTGTTATCGATGCCCAATGTGCCACCGTATCGGTACAGCAGCGCCAGGGCTTCTTTAACTTTACCTCGAACGTTGCCTTCCCCTACGCCCCTATCATCAATAAATTTGCCGAGCACCCCAGCACCAAAGGCCTGGATGCCGTGGTGATGCAGTTTGCCAGTTCGCTGAAATTTACGGCCAAGGATTCGCTGACCACCTTTACCCCTCTCGCCTTTTCTTCCGAGAATTCGGCGCGCATGCCGGCCCCACAGTTTTTTAACATTCAAAAGGAATGGACAAACAGCGATTTCAACGCTCCCAACCAAGTGGTCGCAGGCGTCTTGGAACAGACCCATTCCAACGGCAACCGTTCCCGCATTTACGTGGTCGCCGATGGCGATTTCCCCGTGGGCAACGGCCAACAACCGGTACAGGCGGACAACGTAAACCTAATGGTCAACGCCATCGATTGGCTGAGCGACGATACCGGCTTGATCGACCTTAGGACCAAAGGAATACAATACAGGCCTCTGGACAAATTGGAAGAAGGCACCAAGACCACCTTGAAATATGCCAATTTCCTATTGCCCATTATCCTGGTTATCGCCTACGGTATCGTACGGATGCAGATGAACAAAAACAAACGCAGCCGAAGATTGGAAGAGAACTACGAATGA
- a CDS encoding DUF4340 domain-containing protein has product MKKNNLLIAVLVVLVLLYVSTNYFKKNSSTTFDPEVVQLDTSAIAKLTIYPPAKSAEEPIVISRSKNGWEVAQGKIKSQSNQAVVRSALGQLQDIKAQRLVAKTKDKWNHYELTDSLARKLEIQEKDGGKTTAIYFGKTSYEQAAAPQYGRASMTGSTYFRINDRPETYSLKNQISSAFNRKFNAWRNSEFIKLKKEDIKEVKFESTDQENFSLLKKDSLWTISGVAADSAQVARYLNVIRNQGSSEFADEFEAKGEALRTITVRGEDMEDVVVKAYGDLPGNKLFLNSSQHPNTFVESDSLGLFKRLFVDETHFKNSDN; this is encoded by the coding sequence ATGAAGAAAAACAACCTATTGATCGCCGTTTTGGTCGTATTGGTGCTACTTTATGTTTCCACAAATTACTTCAAAAAGAACAGCAGTACCACCTTTGACCCAGAGGTCGTACAATTGGACACCTCTGCAATAGCAAAACTCACCATATACCCGCCCGCCAAATCGGCAGAAGAGCCGATTGTCATTTCAAGGTCGAAAAACGGTTGGGAGGTTGCCCAGGGCAAGATCAAGTCGCAAAGCAACCAAGCAGTAGTACGCAGCGCACTGGGGCAATTGCAAGACATAAAGGCCCAACGCCTGGTCGCCAAGACAAAGGACAAGTGGAACCATTACGAACTCACCGATTCCTTGGCAAGAAAACTGGAAATCCAAGAAAAGGACGGTGGTAAAACAACGGCCATTTACTTCGGCAAAACATCGTATGAACAGGCGGCCGCCCCGCAATACGGCAGGGCATCCATGACCGGGTCGACCTACTTTCGAATCAACGACAGGCCCGAAACCTATTCCCTGAAAAACCAGATTTCGAGCGCCTTCAACCGCAAGTTCAATGCATGGAGGAATTCGGAATTTATCAAATTGAAGAAGGAAGATATCAAGGAAGTGAAATTCGAAAGCACCGATCAAGAAAACTTCAGCCTGCTAAAAAAAGATTCGCTCTGGACCATTTCGGGCGTAGCGGCAGACAGCGCCCAGGTAGCCCGTTACCTAAACGTCATTCGAAATCAGGGCAGTTCCGAATTCGCGGACGAATTTGAAGCAAAAGGGGAAGCCTTGCGCACGATAACCGTTCGAGGGGAGGACATGGAAGATGTTGTTGTAAAAGCCTACGGCGACCTCCCTGGCAACAAACTCTTCCTCAACTCGTCGCAACACCCCAACACCTTCGTGGAGAGCGACTCCCTTGGGTTGTTCAAGCGATTGTTCGTCGATGAAACCCACTTTAAAAATAGCGACAATTGA
- a CDS encoding COG1470 family protein: MKSNKYNFKILLLFFAFLFSMSPVALAGNGITLYTPYTYISVPPGESIDYTVQVKNYGSQLKDVEISLSGLPEDWTSSLKAGGFTIQRIAVLPGEKEKLTLTVNVPLKVEKGKYNIKLIAKNHDVLPITINVSEEGTFKTEFTSDQINMEGHSKSNFNFSTKLKNHTGEKQVYSLMAAPPRGWNVAFKPNGRQATAVEIAPGKTTNITVDVSPSSLVRAGSYKIPIKATNKYTTAELALEVVIKGTYDMELTTPTGLLSSSITSGRDKQLELLVRNTGSSELRNITFTSTKPKDWEVSIEPDTISHIKAGGSAKVKAIIKAADKAVPGDYLPKITAKTPEVSSTASIRFSVKTPLLWGWLGIFIILGTLGAIYYLFKKYGRR; this comes from the coding sequence ATGAAATCCAATAAATATAATTTCAAGATATTACTACTTTTTTTCGCATTTCTATTTTCAATGAGTCCGGTTGCCTTGGCCGGTAATGGTATAACCTTATACACGCCGTATACGTATATTTCGGTGCCTCCAGGGGAATCTATCGACTATACCGTTCAGGTCAAGAACTACGGAAGCCAGTTAAAGGATGTGGAAATCAGTTTATCGGGACTTCCAGAGGACTGGACTTCATCCTTAAAAGCAGGAGGCTTTACCATACAGCGGATTGCCGTGCTTCCGGGCGAAAAGGAAAAGCTCACCTTAACCGTCAATGTACCCTTGAAGGTAGAAAAAGGGAAATACAACATTAAGTTAATCGCCAAAAACCACGACGTTCTTCCCATAACCATCAATGTATCGGAGGAAGGCACCTTTAAGACCGAGTTCACTTCCGACCAGATCAATATGGAAGGGCATTCCAAGTCAAACTTCAACTTTTCCACAAAATTGAAAAACCATACCGGGGAAAAGCAGGTCTACTCTTTGATGGCCGCGCCACCACGGGGATGGAACGTAGCTTTTAAGCCCAACGGCAGACAGGCCACAGCGGTTGAGATCGCACCGGGCAAGACCACCAATATTACGGTCGACGTAAGCCCTTCATCCTTGGTAAGGGCAGGTTCTTACAAGATACCCATAAAGGCCACCAACAAGTACACCACGGCCGAATTGGCATTGGAGGTGGTTATCAAAGGTACCTATGACATGGAACTTACCACACCTACGGGATTATTGAGTTCGAGTATTACCTCGGGAAGAGACAAACAACTCGAGCTTTTGGTCAGAAATACCGGATCTAGCGAATTGAGGAACATCACCTTTACCTCTACCAAACCCAAGGATTGGGAGGTTTCCATCGAGCCCGATACCATATCGCACATAAAGGCCGGGGGCAGTGCAAAGGTAAAGGCCATCATAAAAGCCGCCGATAAAGCGGTTCCAGGGGACTACCTCCCCAAAATCACCGCCAAAACGCCTGAGGTCTCATCCACCGCATCTATTAGGTTCTCGGTAAAAACACCTTTGTTATGGGGCTGGCTGGGCATTTTTATCATATTAGGGACCTTAGGGGCCATCTACTACCTGTTTAAAAAATATGGCAGAAGATAA
- a CDS encoding ABC transporter ATP-binding protein — MAEKSIEIIGLTKKYGEHVAVDNLTLSVEKGEIFGLLGPNGAGKSTTILMLLGLTEVDSGSVKVCGIDTTRFPLEVKRKVGYLPEDVGFYNDYSGLQNLLYIARLNNIPMEEAQKTALETLADVGLEEVKDNKVASYSRGMRQRLGLADVLIKKPEVIILDEPTLGLDPEGVKKFLQLIVDLSRKKGITVLFSSHHLHQVQQLCDRVGIFVKGKLLAEGKISSLAEQLFSKNTFTIEGEISSPPEKQTPEALQEVIDKIKGIKEVAKVELKNEHFVVESKKDISPEVSRLLVNSGYGLAYLSKKKYGLDDIYHQYFQEEK, encoded by the coding sequence ATGGCGGAGAAAAGTATAGAAATCATCGGATTGACCAAGAAGTACGGGGAGCATGTGGCGGTCGACAATTTGACCCTCTCTGTAGAAAAAGGCGAGATCTTTGGGCTATTGGGCCCCAACGGGGCCGGTAAATCGACTACGATCCTCATGCTACTCGGACTTACCGAAGTAGATTCGGGAAGTGTTAAGGTATGCGGAATCGATACGACCCGATTTCCGCTAGAGGTAAAAAGAAAGGTCGGTTACCTACCGGAAGATGTAGGCTTTTACAATGATTATAGCGGCTTGCAAAACCTTTTGTATATAGCGCGCTTAAACAACATTCCTATGGAGGAAGCCCAAAAGACCGCTTTGGAGACCTTGGCCGATGTAGGATTGGAAGAGGTAAAAGACAATAAAGTGGCCAGTTATTCACGGGGAATGCGACAGCGCTTGGGCCTGGCCGACGTACTCATAAAAAAGCCGGAAGTCATTATCCTCGACGAACCTACTTTGGGACTCGATCCCGAAGGCGTGAAAAAATTCCTTCAACTCATTGTCGACCTCAGTAGAAAAAAAGGAATTACCGTTTTGTTCTCCTCCCATCATTTGCATCAGGTACAGCAGCTTTGTGATCGGGTCGGCATTTTTGTCAAAGGGAAATTATTGGCCGAAGGAAAAATCAGTTCCTTGGCCGAGCAGTTATTCTCCAAAAACACCTTTACCATAGAAGGAGAAATAAGCAGTCCGCCCGAGAAGCAAACGCCTGAGGCCCTCCAAGAGGTAATCGATAAAATTAAAGGAATCAAAGAGGTGGCCAAGGTAGAGCTTAAGAACGAACACTTTGTGGTGGAATCGAAAAAGGATATCTCGCCCGAAGTATCTAGACTACTTGTAAACTCAGGCTATGGACTAGCCTATTTGAGCAAGAAAAAATACGGTCTGGACGACATCTATCACCAATACTTTCAGGAAGAAAAATAG
- a CDS encoding ABC transporter permease, which yields MKNNVFQAAKLKLTAIKIPKLQLPDTSLPIFKNGSLGNDGTLTLSPFKAMVKKEVTDHIRNWRFIILFALITLACLGTLFSTLNDGMKALVTDSSNNNFFFLNLFTKSDGTLPPYFVFVGFLGPLFGISLGFDAISSEQNRGTLSRILAQPVPRDSILNAKFLAGIIVISVMLFSLSFLVLGAGLVAIGIPPTAEEFMRIMVYTVLSIVYVSFWLNLSILFSVRFRQPATSALLGIAVWLFFTLFYPMIANLIIKGYEPSKFASPRAIYFYEKLKFYLLQIMPNELFDEITSAILVPSVRSLGPLTMEQLHGAIPSSLPLGQSVLLVWPQFTGLLALTLLCFLLSYILFMKREIRSRG from the coding sequence ATGAAAAATAACGTGTTTCAAGCGGCAAAATTAAAACTGACCGCTATAAAAATTCCGAAATTACAACTCCCCGATACTTCCCTACCCATTTTCAAGAACGGCTCCTTGGGTAATGATGGAACGCTGACCTTAAGTCCTTTTAAGGCGATGGTCAAAAAGGAAGTAACCGACCATATCAGAAACTGGCGCTTTATAATTCTATTCGCCCTTATTACATTGGCCTGTTTGGGTACCCTATTTTCTACTTTAAACGACGGAATGAAGGCCCTTGTTACCGATAGTAGCAACAACAATTTCTTTTTCCTGAATTTATTCACCAAATCGGACGGTACCCTACCCCCCTATTTTGTGTTCGTAGGATTCCTTGGCCCCTTGTTCGGGATAAGTCTGGGCTTCGACGCCATTAGCTCGGAACAGAACAGGGGCACCTTAAGCCGTATTTTGGCCCAACCCGTACCTAGGGACAGTATACTCAATGCTAAATTTTTGGCCGGTATCATCGTAATCAGCGTAATGCTTTTTTCCTTAAGCTTTTTAGTGTTGGGTGCCGGTTTGGTCGCTATAGGAATACCACCTACCGCCGAAGAATTTATGCGCATTATGGTGTACACGGTGCTAAGCATCGTATATGTATCTTTCTGGCTGAACCTTTCCATTTTGTTTTCGGTGCGTTTTCGACAACCGGCCACTTCCGCTTTACTGGGCATAGCCGTATGGTTGTTTTTTACCTTATTTTATCCGATGATCGCCAATCTGATCATCAAAGGATACGAACCCTCGAAATTTGCCTCCCCTAGGGCCATCTATTTTTATGAAAAATTGAAATTCTATTTGCTTCAAATCATGCCCAACGAACTGTTCGATGAAATAACCTCTGCCATCCTAGTACCTTCCGTACGTAGTTTAGGGCCCTTGACCATGGAGCAATTGCACGGTGCCATCCCCAGCAGCCTACCCTTAGGACAGAGCGTGTTATTGGTTTGGCCCCAGTTTACCGGCTTGCTCGCCTTGACCCTGTTGTGCTTCCTATTGTCGTATATCCTCTTTATGAAGCGCGAAATACGTTCACGGGGTTGA
- a CDS encoding AraC family transcriptional regulator, with translation MKRIVREITPINDSDLFIVLNHYNAKFDFPVHYHPEYEINLVLNASGKRVVGDSIKTFGHPDLVLIGPNTPHAWTGEETEDAHVITIQFQQDFLSEKTLSRNIFNPINDMMERSRMGIHFSEEFTLSMVDRISQLTQFRGFDSFLNFLSILYDMSTSRNQSLLSSPNYVDMYDTSKSKKITLVNEYLSKNLQHPIKFEEVASLVNMSPSAFSHFFKKRTQRTFSNYLSDLRIGHSAKLLIETDKNISEVCYESGFNNLSNFNRVFRKQKGCTPKEFRMQQKLITKH, from the coding sequence ATGAAGAGAATTGTTCGAGAAATTACTCCTATAAATGATAGTGATCTGTTTATTGTACTCAACCATTACAATGCAAAATTTGATTTTCCGGTTCATTATCACCCCGAATATGAAATCAATCTAGTACTCAATGCTTCAGGGAAAAGAGTAGTCGGGGATTCCATCAAAACATTCGGTCATCCTGATTTGGTATTGATAGGTCCTAATACACCCCATGCATGGACGGGGGAGGAAACCGAGGACGCCCATGTCATTACGATCCAGTTTCAACAAGACTTTCTTTCCGAGAAAACCCTATCTCGAAATATATTCAATCCTATTAACGATATGATGGAAAGGTCGAGGATGGGCATACATTTTTCCGAAGAATTTACCTTGAGTATGGTGGATAGAATAAGTCAATTGACGCAATTTAGGGGATTCGATTCCTTCCTTAATTTTCTGTCCATTCTCTACGATATGTCCACTTCAAGAAACCAAAGCCTTTTGTCTTCACCGAATTATGTGGATATGTACGATACCTCAAAAAGCAAAAAAATAACTTTGGTCAATGAGTATCTATCGAAGAATTTACAGCATCCCATAAAATTCGAAGAAGTAGCCAGCCTGGTGAATATGTCTCCTTCGGCCTTTAGCCATTTTTTCAAAAAAAGGACACAAAGGACTTTTTCGAATTACCTATCGGACTTGAGAATAGGGCATTCCGCTAAATTGCTGATCGAAACCGATAAGAATATTTCGGAGGTATGTTACGAAAGTGGATTTAACAATCTGTCCAATTTCAACCGGGTGTTCAGAAAACAAAAAGGATGTACTCCAAAAGAGTTTAGAATGCAACAAAAGCTAATTACAAAACACTAG